From the Terriglobia bacterium genome, the window CAGTTGGTGAAAGGGCTGGAGCACTCTTGGAAGGATCCCTCATGAAGGAGGCCAGGAAGATGGCACGCCGGACGCTCTTGCATTCCAAGGAGAGCTGCTTCCGAAGTGTTCCGGGAGCTTTCTGGCCACCGCGCGTCGCGCCGGGGACTTGGATGAACTTAAGACGGGCGGCCCGATGACTCAGTTCCACTACTACGATCGCAGACTGGAAACTCTGGAGCGCAAGCGGCTCCGAGAGCTGCAGAATGAGCAGCTGCGTCTCCTCCTGCAGGAAATGGGAGGGAATGGATTCTACGCGGAAAAATTCCGCGCCGCAGGAATTCGGCGGGAAGATGTGCACGGTGTCGAAGATCTCCAGAGCCTGCCGTTTACCACCAAGAGCGATCTGGTGGCCGAACAGGCGGCGCATCCGCCCTTCGGGCGTCTCTTAAGCTATCCACTCTCCCACTACCGCTATCTCCACCAGACTTCGGGTACTACCGGGCGTCCGCTGAAGTGGCTCGACACTCCCGAGAGCTGGGAGACCTGGCTGCGTTGCTGGGGCGCTGTCTATCGTGGCGCGGGCGCAACGGAAGACGATATCGTCTATTGCGCCTATTCCTTCGGGCCTTACGTCAGTCATTGGGCGGCCATCGAGGGCGCGAGGGGCATTGGGGCCCTGGCCATCGCCGGCGGCGGCCTCAGTTCCGAACTGCGCCTGCGGTCCATCCTCGACAATAATTGCACGGTCCTGCTCTGCACACCGACGTATGCGCTGCACCTCCTCGAAGTCGCCCGGCGGAACTCGCTCGATCTGCGCTCTTCCGCGGTTCGCCTCACCATTCATGCCGGGGAGCCGGGCGCGAGCGTGCCCAACGTCAAACGCGCGATTGAGGAGGGGTGGGGCGCGGCCTGCTATGACCATGCGGGAGCAACCGAAGTCGGCGCCTGGGGTTTCGCCTGTGAGGCCCGGAACGGGGCCATTCACCTGAACGAAACGGAGTTTTTCTTCGAGGTCATCGAACCGGCCACCGGCCGCCCCGCCCGGGAAGGCGAGCGCGGCGAGCTTGTGGTCACCACGCTGCGGCGCGCCGGAATGCCCGTCCTGCGCTATCGAACAGGCGATCTTGTGGAGCTGGGGACGGCACATTGTCCCTGCGGACGCACCCTGGCGCACATTCAGGGCGGAGTGATTGGCCGCGCGGACGACATGCTGATCGTGCGCGGGGTGAATCTCTATCCTAGCGCCATTGACAACCTGATCCGCAGCCTGCCCTATGTCCTCGAATATGAAGTGGAAATCCGGCGCTTGGCCGGAATGGACGACTTGCATTTCAAGATCGAAGCCGCAGGTGAGTCGGCAGGAGATCCCGCGCAGGGCGTGGCCGACGCCTTTCGCGCCCAGTTCAATATCCGCATACACGTAGAAAGGGTCGCCGAAGGCAGCCTTCCCCGCTATGAGTCCAAGGCGCGCCGTTACAAGCGGGTCTCCGGCGCCTGATCGCTCAGATCTTGCCCGCGGCCATTTGCCGGCTGATGTACTCCGCCTGCCGCAGGACCAAGGCCACGATGGTTAGCGTGGGATTCGCGGAACCTGGCGTGCTCATCATGCTGCCGTCGGAGATGAAGAGATTCGGGATATCGTGCGTCTGGCCCCAGCCGTTGGTTACTCCGTCCCGCGAATCGGCGCTCATGCGCGCCGTGCAGGTGTTATGCGTCGCCGGAAGACTCGGACCGGGGAAGATGCGTTTCGCACCGAGGGCCGCGTACATCCTGGACATTTGCCCCTGCGCATGTTTGCGCAAGGCCTGATCGTTGGGGTGCTCGTCTACGTGGACATTCGGCACCGGCAGACCGAAAGCGTCCTTAACCTTGGGATTCAGCGTGATGCGGTTCTCCGCGCGCGGCATATCCTCGCCATTGATTAGCAGGCCGGCGATATTCCGGTACTCTTCCATGATGGACGCGAAGTCCCGGCCCCAGCCATACGGCAGGCCCACTTGCGGCATGGTTGGCAGATCCAGCGCGACCAGTTCGATGCGGTACCCGCCCACGAAGCCACGCCGCGGGTCATTAGGCACTTCGTCTTCCACGACCCCTGCCACCGTCGCTCCGCGCCAGGAATAGACGGGCTTGTCAAAGATCCCCCATACATAGCCGACGATCTGATGACAGTAGTTGCGCCCCACCTGGTCCGAAGAATTCGCGAGACCCTGGGGGAACTTGGCGGATTCCGAGAGCAGCAGCAGACGCGGCGTCTCGATGCCATTGCCGGCCACGCACACCAGGCGCGCCTTCTGCCGCTGTTCCTGCCCCTGGCTATCCCGGTAGACGACCGCGTTGACACGGCTGTTGGCCCCGTGCTCAATGCGCATGGCCCGGCATTCAATCCGCAGATCCAGCTTTCCGGTCGCTTCGGCGCTGGGGATCTCCGTGTACAGCGTGCTCCACTTCGCTCCCATCTTGCAGCCCTGCACACAGAAGCCCTGCTGGATGCAGAAGCCGCGTCCGTCGTGGGAGCGCGAATTGATGGCCATGTGGCCGGTGTGCACACGCTTGTAGCCGAGCTTCTTCGCTCCCGCATACATCACTTTGAAGTTGTTCGAGGCCGGCAAGCCGGGCATGCCGTTGCGCCGCGTCACCCCCAGCCGGCGCTCCGCGAACTGGTAATAGTTCTTCAGTTCCGGATAGGAGATCGGCCAGTCGATCAGCGAGGCGCCGGGAACGTGGCCATAGGTGCTCTTGGCCCGCAGCTCCCAGGGTTCCAGCCGCGGCGTGGAGGCCGTCCAGTGCACCGTCGTCCCCCCGACGGTCTTGCAGTGCCAGGAGGGCAATCCTGGAAAGTCGCGGGCCACGCCCCAAGTGCCGCTTTGCGTCCTCGTATCCAGCCACGTCAATTGCTGGAAGGCTTCTCCAGGGACCTGCGAAAATGATGCCAGGGACTGCCGCTTGCCGGCCTCGAGCACCACTACCCGGATGCCCCGGCGCGTCAGTTCGTGCGCCAGCGTGCCGCCTCCGGCGCCCGAGCCGATGATTACGACCGCGCTACCGTCATTCAGATCTATGCGAGCCATCGCGAATCTCCACTCCTTGCCTGCTACACCGGCAGCGGACCGCTGTCCGCCAGCGGCACTTCCGGCAACCAGCGCAGATCATTGAATCCGCGGAAGAGATAGCCGCCTTTGGAAAATGCTTCGCCCTCGTAGCCAAAGTAGGCATAGGCGATGGGGTTGGAGTAGAGAACCTGCAGCGTCTTCTGGCGCATGGTTTGAAAAAATGCGGAGGTTTCAATCTTCTTGAGAGCTTCGACGCGCTCGCTTTCGGCGCTGCTCGCGAAGTTTGCTCCCAGGCCGGCGATGCCTTCCTGGATCATCTGGCGCGTCTTCTCGTCCTTGCTCGCATCGCCGTCCACCGCCTGGATGACCAGCGCGTAGGCGGCGTCATCCAGCTTGTCGTGCGGGATGATGGTGCGGGCCACGACCATCAGCGTGGCCGCCTCCGCGCTGCTGAGGGCCGTCAGATCCACGGCCCACGCGCGTCCCGGCGCGAGCAGCGCCAGCGAACTTCCCGCGGCCACCAAACCCGTCAACAGCCCGGTCGTGGTCTTGAGGAACTCCCGGCGATGCAGCGTGATGGGTTGGTCCATAGCTATTCCTCCTTCGGCGTCGGGCGGTGCATTGCCTTGCGTGACCGCTAAGCGGTCAACAGGGTACCGGACGTTTGCCGGAAATTAAAGTATTTTGAAATCCCTGTCCGCTGTGACCGCAGCGCGGTCAGCGTCTTGCGTGGCCGCAGAGCGGTCAACGCGCGAAGACAAAGCCCAAGCCTTGTAGGTTTTGTTTTGTGGTTCTGCGGGCGATAACCTCAGAGCGTGGCGCGGGCTGCGGTGGCGGATTTTTCAGCGGATGCGCAGTTCTTCCAGCCAATTTTCCAGGATAGTCTGGTCGTGGGCTTCGATCTCTGTGAAGACGATCCCCATGCGCGCATTGGGCCGCACGTTCGCCACCCGTCCCAGCGCGGAGAAGATAGCGCTGTTGTGCGCGATGCGGATGCGCACCTTGGTTCCCGCCTTCAGGGGCTTCGGCGTGTTTACATGGCACCCGAAAAGGCTCAGGTTCCTGGTCTGCTCTATCCACTGGGCCTCCGTCAGCACATCGGTGATTTCGATGGCGGTGACGAAGGAATAGCGGCGCGCGCGCGGCCTCTTGGCTTGCACCTGGGGCGTCTCCTCGGGGACATGGTGCTGCTGACGAGTCACTGAACTTGCACTCAGTTTATAGGCCCCCGGGGAACCCTGCCAGCGATTTGCCGCGCCTCTGCCCTCTACTAGTAAGCCGCAGCTATCTGAAAACACGGGTGGATAGCCGGTGCCGCTGGTTTTCGCGCCGGGCCCTTCTTCTATTGCTTCATGGCTTGGTCGAGAGCCTGTTTTTCGTCGCCGCGCAGGGGGCGGAAGGCGCCCTTGGGCAGGTCGCCCAGAACCACCGGCCCGATGGCCACGCGGATCAGCCGCAGCACTTCGATTTCCAGCTGTTCGAAGATCCGCCGGATCTGCCGGTTCTTGCCTTCGTCGAGCAGAATCTCCAGCCAGGTGTTGCGCTCCCCGCCGCGCAGGACGCCGGCGCGCTTCACGCCAAGAAAATCGCCGTCGTCGGTGGCCACGCCGGTCTCCAGCGCCAGCAACAG encodes:
- a CDS encoding phenylacetate--CoA ligase family protein, with amino-acid sequence MTQFHYYDRRLETLERKRLRELQNEQLRLLLQEMGGNGFYAEKFRAAGIRREDVHGVEDLQSLPFTTKSDLVAEQAAHPPFGRLLSYPLSHYRYLHQTSGTTGRPLKWLDTPESWETWLRCWGAVYRGAGATEDDIVYCAYSFGPYVSHWAAIEGARGIGALAIAGGGLSSELRLRSILDNNCTVLLCTPTYALHLLEVARRNSLDLRSSAVRLTIHAGEPGASVPNVKRAIEEGWGAACYDHAGATEVGAWGFACEARNGAIHLNETEFFFEVIEPATGRPAREGERGELVVTTLRRAGMPVLRYRTGDLVELGTAHCPCGRTLAHIQGGVIGRADDMLIVRGVNLYPSAIDNLIRSLPYVLEYEVEIRRLAGMDDLHFKIEAAGESAGDPAQGVADAFRAQFNIRIHVERVAEGSLPRYESKARRYKRVSGA
- a CDS encoding GMC family oxidoreductase, which gives rise to MARIDLNDGSAVVIIGSGAGGGTLAHELTRRGIRVVVLEAGKRQSLASFSQVPGEAFQQLTWLDTRTQSGTWGVARDFPGLPSWHCKTVGGTTVHWTASTPRLEPWELRAKSTYGHVPGASLIDWPISYPELKNYYQFAERRLGVTRRNGMPGLPASNNFKVMYAGAKKLGYKRVHTGHMAINSRSHDGRGFCIQQGFCVQGCKMGAKWSTLYTEIPSAEATGKLDLRIECRAMRIEHGANSRVNAVVYRDSQGQEQRQKARLVCVAGNGIETPRLLLLSESAKFPQGLANSSDQVGRNYCHQIVGYVWGIFDKPVYSWRGATVAGVVEDEVPNDPRRGFVGGYRIELVALDLPTMPQVGLPYGWGRDFASIMEEYRNIAGLLINGEDMPRAENRITLNPKVKDAFGLPVPNVHVDEHPNDQALRKHAQGQMSRMYAALGAKRIFPGPSLPATHNTCTARMSADSRDGVTNGWGQTHDIPNLFISDGSMMSTPGSANPTLTIVALVLRQAEYISRQMAAGKI
- a CDS encoding gluconate 2-dehydrogenase subunit 3 family protein — its product is MDQPITLHRREFLKTTTGLLTGLVAAGSSLALLAPGRAWAVDLTALSSAEAATLMVVARTIIPHDKLDDAAYALVIQAVDGDASKDEKTRQMIQEGIAGLGANFASSAESERVEALKKIETSAFFQTMRQKTLQVLYSNPIAYAYFGYEGEAFSKGGYLFRGFNDLRWLPEVPLADSGPLPV
- a CDS encoding PilZ domain-containing protein, which produces MTRQQHHVPEETPQVQAKRPRARRYSFVTAIEITDVLTEAQWIEQTRNLSLFGCHVNTPKPLKAGTKVRIRIAHNSAIFSALGRVANVRPNARMGIVFTEIEAHDQTILENWLEELRIR